From Calliphora vicina chromosome 3, idCalVici1.1, whole genome shotgun sequence:
atttttcatttgcgaccccacaaactatatatattctgaatcgttatagatagcggagtcgatataggcATGTTCGTCTGtgttttgaaatcaactttctgaagtccccaaataacttacatacacgaatgatacatcaatatccaggatctggattactaaatcattaatatagacaatatggatatctaatgatagatatttcaaagacctgtgcaacgacgtataaaaaaccatagtaagttagacctacaatgggtcaaaatcggaaaaaatattttttaacccgaattttttttcactaaatattaaaaaaaatttaaaaactaaaaaatttttttttttttaaattaaaaaaaaaaaattttaaaaaacaatttcgaaaaaacaactggaaaaattaaattttgtttacctaaaaatattttggtgaagggtatataaaattcggcacagccgaatatagatcttttacttgttgcaattaattttgtaaatgatttgatttaacaaaaatttaatcattcaaagtttgaataaattctgttattatattaattaactttaaaattaattcagtttaaacaaaggctttgaaatgaatctaaaaaattaaatattaggaatggattctttaattacggattaagattttagtgaattaagcttaaattttattaatttattcgaaACTCTGATGTTTAATAATTATaccactaagtttttatatgaaatttggctatatattcctaatttacagtatcattatatatttcgggaatagccgggtacccgggaatttagaaaaaaatttcccgattcccgagAATCAAAAatggtcgggaaattaaaaaccctagtcatAGCACTCATATaaagaatacaaaaaatattcattataaaTGACAAATTGTGGACAGCATGTTTTCAATTCGATAATGCTTGATATCTCATAAACTATGCAAATTATCTAGAAATCGGGTTTggcatataaaatttataaaatccacTCCTAACTCAACATAACATGTCAATAGCTGACTATATgttaaagaaagaaaatgtctaacatttttgtaatgactatgggtgcgtatgattattattttttattaaatttctattttgtcATAACTCATACGCCCGGATgtttaatattgtataattaAAACAACTGCTATTACATCATTATTTTGCACATTAAAACCAAATTCTAACCACAATTCTTTGTAAATGATTTAGAACATAAATGTGGCCAAGTTTTTGTGATGCAGATgtcataatattttaattgctgAGGTTTTGGTTATGCGggaatttttggagaaaaaacgtcatatacatacatacattcatacttagtaaatattttataaatgttacattttcatcaaaaaaattattcttattTTATCTAATATTTGCACTTCAAACGAACaatataaaagaatttttaatttaatgctgTTCCTTTTTGTCAGGAAATATAATTACAACTGGTATTTGCGCAGTGATTTTGTGCTTCAATTACGCTACAAAGAGTTCTAAAATGTTAAGAATATTctcgtttatttattttttttgttttaacaaatattgATATAGCAAcccttatatatgtatgtagtatatagTATAATGACGTAATAAATCTTAATTTGTCTGTTTTGTATTGATGTACTTCCTCTCTATGTTTTTCCCCCTTTTTCTTATCGCTTTTTGtgttattaatttgaatttcattataaataattgTATTCTGTATAAcgttttttatttacacatttttttctacacaatTTCTGTGCTTGCAGAgttcacttaaaaaataccaCCAGTTTTTGCCGAACAgcagttaaataaaataagaagagaaaaaattaaacaccCACACCAAATTCACTTTAATATTTACGAATTGTGTGGCATACACACTCATACAGCTTGCTTACTTTTGACAATTCTGTATCAAAAGTATTGCCATCACTACCACCAACAACATCGTCATCACCATCATTTGCAACACCACCACCAACCAGCATTAGCATCAGCACCGTCGCCAAACTAGACGCCAACACCATCAGTTGCCACGACTACCAGCACTAGCCCCACAACATCCACTCTACCACACAAAGATTCACAACCCCCAATAGACTCCAGTGAACAAGGACAGTAGAGATATAAGAGAATAGAgaacagcacaacatagaaacaaaatgaaacaTTACCGCCACCATAATCAACTTGCAACATCAGTATGTACATTTATAGTGGTGGCATTGGCCTCATTGTCAATGTTGCCACATTTAGCATACGGCACAACAGAAGTACAAGAGACACCATTAGCTCTGCCAGTTGGTGAACAAACACAGCCGACAACATCGTCACAGGGTGAAATCTGGGAAGAAGATGATCATGAGATTTTAATACGCAATGAACGTGGCACAAAGAATGATGGTAAGTAAAGCTCAAGTAACTAACGTTAGTACTACACTACTGtttagtgttgttgttgttgcacgAAGTAGCATCAACGTCAAGTTAAGTAAACGACTGAATAAATAATATCTGTAGGAGTCTGTATCTATTTGCAGCATCACCATATCAAATGTTCATTCCTAGTAAGTAGTCTTCTTATATTCCAAAAGACAGCAACAGTCAATGTCTGTGTAGGTTTTgcattctgtttttttttcgtgtGTATTTAAGTAGTAACTACAAAGTCTATTTGAGgataaatggaaatttatatAAGTCTTGGCAAAACgtataaagtttttcttttctttttgttgCACAATAAAagaattgaataaatattttataaagacATCAACTTAGAAATGTCAAATGGAATATAatacttttaacatttttgttttttttttttgttttttgcacaaaagaatattttataattggagaaaatagttaaatttaagtgcattttaattataaaattttaagaaaagttgTACAATTTCATGACAGTTTGATGTATTCATTTAACACAACCATAGTATTACTCGAAGTATAATGtacaaaacataaattcaaatgATTTGATATTCGAATCGAAGGGCTTGTTATCGGGGAAATGCAATAAGCCACAAAATCAGAAtacttaaaaatagaaaaacaaatttttacagaaaatgttATTTACTTTGCATATTATCAAAGAGTTCTTAACCAAAATATCTAGAGGCACTTACGAAAGCATTTATACTTCGGAAGACCATATTTTAAAGATCGTGAGCAGAGAGGCGACTCATCATCTAGAATCTCCAAACCGCTAGGGCCAGCCAATGGCAGAGAAAATGCAAAACAGTCTCCTTTCAACTTCTACATCATATGATATATTCAAAACTTTTCGAACAAGCAGTGACCAACGCTACTGAATACTCTTGAGCTCACAGACTGTTCGTTAGAAAAATCAATTAATGACAATTATATTCAGGATATACCACTCTTGCCCTCCTACATGTATAATATAATGCAATCGATATTGTGCAATCGATTTGTTTTTGGCATGAGGAAACAAAATTGCActacgaaatatcaaaaaatcatATTCGAGGtgcccaaatttcagaaaaagtagaaataatttacttttatttttaataaaaaaaaccagttgatttattttttttttattacataccaaaacaaaacttaaaaataaaacttgagaaaaagacattattttttgatatgtcgtagtggaaattttttccctcatgccaaaagctatcgaaaaatcgatggcacaatatcgaaaaatttttgtccatacaaatcggtccaccctaatgtataacATTGCGTTTGTGTGGAGTTGTATAGGTTATTTATCAGTGTACCAACGACAAGAATGATTACTTGGTTCATCATAATGACTTAGTATATATTAGATTGCAAGTTTTTAATGTGTCAGCATCTCATTAAGAGATACTCGGCATTAAAGGATGAAATAGGATGTAGTATAAACAATCCTGGTAGATATCAGCTCTATTTGGTTATCAGttcaaatcaaaatattaacctCTTATAGGCGATATAACCTTAACCAATTCACGGTCGTCTTGATAGTAGAAAGCTCAAACTGTAACACACTCCGTTGGTCCTTAAGTCAGAAAGATACACCCTTCTTTGTTGTACATGCAACATTCCACAAACTACCAAATCATTGAGCCATCAGTGTAGACTTCTAATGGAATCTCATGGGGGATTGTCTCATTCCACTTTGCCCATTCGCAATCGAAGAGAGATATTTTagtgaagcaataaatattgtaCCGATATCCACCTCCTCCCACCCATAGCAATGAGTTGAATGGCAGAGTTCAGATCAATTTCATTTTCCATGATATCAGCAGACAACCAGTCAATTGTGGCAAAAATTGATTGTATGACTTAAATATGCGcaattttttgaacaaatttagtaTGGATATGGATTTCTAGCCAAAGGAACTGCTTATTTTTTgatgccaagaacgaatcaaaccaattgTGGATACTCTGTtatgaagtgaagcgtatcccagagagtgcGTTCTGCaacgatcaaaacaaatagtagtcggaaggggcaagtctggactataaaacggGTGCGGTAAAACTTcccattctaaatagtttttaacaggccTAGCTTTGTCGTGATTCGTCAAATGCTCacatcaaacgaatcagttgcattcggtacaggttctatGTGATAGTCTAGCGAGATTTCCGCAGACAATAATattaccttaacgccatggatatttggcttttgtgtCGATTCGGTTGATTGACCGGCCTGAACGTTGAAGGTAATGGGATGGCTTTTGATCACCCATATCCATGTCACTTAGCAAACGTTTTAATTGATGTTCCGCAGACTCAGCAAATGAATTAATGATACGATTTTTAAGTGCTTCGTATTTACCAGATGGGGAAATGATTATGTCTTTTACCAAAAATACGGCAACTTGTTTCAACTTGGAAGAACCAAACTTCTGGTTCATCTTTCCAAAAAGCTGGAAGCTGTGGTGTTTTTGCAGAAGACATTTCCGGAACATTTATAGGCTCTGCCGGCGGTGGAAATGGATTCGATTGTGGCACCTCTTGTGCCGTGCTTCTTGATGGAATATCTTCAAAAACAGGCATGTTGATTGTagcaattatttttatatttgttttgcgGGGTCACTAATTATAAATGATgacacatttatatttataaaaattaaaataatttatttaacaatgacACAAATGTAAATactagtttgaaaattttaaatcgaatgaaaatttataaaattgtttttacaacattaaaaatgaaatattgattgaaaatgtttttaaaatacgtaGTATAAATTAGTAGAGTACCTACAAGTTATCGAAATGGATCCATttctcatcgcaagtaatgattcggtgcaaaaattttcAGACATACAAAGTCTTTCAAGGTTTCTCAGTTTAGTGCTTTagtgctgcttgcaaacgttttgaaattgatgattTTGCGAGGTGtagttgagtttgacaacaatattcatggaataatgcctccaattcttggtcttcaaagtttttggctggccttggcgatatttgtctttcgtgtcCAAATCACAACTTCTGGACCACACAGACCATCTTTTGCGCATTGAAACTATAACCTTTGGggtttcagcggcactttttttaaaattaaagaagtaagccaaaacttcccacatatgacgcaCACAATTCGACAATTTCGACGAAAAAAAgctttgtttacactataatattcaataactaagtgaagaTAAATGACATATATGTCTGTTCCCTTAAAAAtgacataagttattaaaagcaaaaacaacattcaaaagatacaccatctatagcaaatcccacatttttaagtcatacacccaataaaataaatatgcaataaattaacaataaactaACAGGACGTATGATCTTATTAGTTAAGACTTGTCgcaaatgatttaatttttattaagctTTCTTTACGTTTTATAACACAATTTGTTGAAGTTAATATTACCGTTAACGTAACAATATCGTCATCACgaaaacaaaacgtttttaaacaGTTCCCTACCTTTAATATAATCAACAAAATCATAGACGTATggttattacaaaaataaataactcatacgcaacatatgtaaatatatatttgttcagTAAGCGAAAAAGTGAAGAACATATGCTGCGAATGCGTGATAATAATTTTCATGATAACAAGTATACGTGtactaatttgttttaataatttttgtatagggATTTTAATGATGGATTTCAATTGAACAATGAAAATATACCccagaaactaattttaagtTCTCTATTTAAAATAAGAGAATTCGAATTAAAGAATTCCGATTACTATTTTTAtgcccaccatcaaaaaagatgtgGGGTACATGgattttttcattccgtttgtacaacatcgaaatattcatcgcagacccacaaaactatatatatattctaggtCCTTATGATCTAGCCATTTCACAAATAATCTCCGTTGAttaggtttgtttggtattaaaaatgggcaatatcggtcaaTGAAAATGTCCCCCGGAATATTGTTTGAGCAGTTATAAATACGAGGATAGGtccgcgactttttgaattttccagTTTTTAACTGAAATGgaaacactgctcctgtcactatttcttgtttccaaatctGAAGAAATGACTCGGCGGATAGAGATTTGACACCAAcgttgaaatcatctcacaaattatacctattttgatgacctcgacaaatcttattttttggaagggataaaaagTACATAGAGCTCAATATAAACCTATATTTCATTCAAACAGTCGCGATGCTTTTGACCAATGTTGATTATGCGCGTAATTCTGATTGTGCACACTTTAGTCCTAAGTATTCTGAAAAGTATAGCGAAAATCAGGCAACATTTGTACTTAGCCCCTCAGAAACAAACATATTGAAGGTGGGTGTACAATATTCGGATATAACACTCTTGCTTGTTTTAATatctattttaatattaaataattatgtgGATGTaataattccttttaaaatttcctatattttatggactttttaaaacaatatatagTTAAATCCTACCtggttttctttttcatttatgTACAAGTCTTTTGCATCAGAAACACAgagctgaaaaaaaaaacataaaaaaacaaaaagatttatttactttatttatctTCTTTCCATCTTCTAATTTATATTACACAAATAAAATCCCTGGCTAATCCTTCAACGAAATAAAAATCTAACTTTATCATTTTCTTGGACACTTTAAAAACacatctatataaaatttgccATTAAATGTGTTGCTTCTTAATAAATACAGACAAAcatagacatacatacatatatacaacaccataccaaccaaccaaccaagcaCAGCCGCCGGACATGCCACTAAGCAACATACAATATAATGAATCACATATTCAAAGAGAAGATTTAAAAGAAcagaataaaaataaagcttAACTATAAAACTGccacaataaaaataaagctaaaatagtgacagaaatgaaaaaaatcacagacaacaataaaataaacaacagcagcagcagcaacaaaaaatgtctaaagCGGAAATAGGAAATGGCCAACACATAAAAATCTCTTAGCGTGCACAAAGTAGAAATAAGAGATAAATTGTATACAATAAaccttaaaatctaaaatttatagCTGCTGCAAGGCAATAAATTGAGAAATATAGTAGTTTAAAcgaaaatctaaacaatttaaatgtaatttaatacacaatatttattaactttAGTTTTGAAGATTATTTTGGGGGAGAAAATAAATGTGTATGTGGTTGCTTAAATTTCTATTAAGtgtgattaaattaaaatatttatatttggtttattttatatttacaggACTCTCATGTCGttatggcaaaaatccatggaCTGAATGTGATACCAAAACTAATACTCGCTCAAGAACGTTGACCCTTAAGAAGGGTGATCCAGCCTGTGATCAAACACGAACCATTCAAAAGAAATGCAAGAAAGGTAAGTTTTTCTATGATGATATTTTGGTAGTTTTTtcgaattcaaaatataaaactgccATTGcctagataaaaaaaaatatttgtttagtttttgcaTAATTCTACTTTAAGAAACAAATGAAACGGAAAATGGGAAATTCTCTGCGAATTGCTAAGTTTTCGCTATTTAATTTGCCACGTCAAAAATataaggtagacatattatctatcattggatagaGGATGttgtctatttttaaaaaaaaaatatacagaatACTTCTCAAAACAAGTTTTAGAATCACATCTATTAATCAAAACATTTTCAGGATGTGCCTGGTATAATATCTAGCTCAGCCAAATTTAGCTTTTTACACattatttctttacattttattttcatatccgTTTCTCTTTTGTAGGGAACACCAACTTGTCACAtccattaaatttttcattatttattatttattttaactatGCAGCAGTATACATTTAATTATGTTTTCTGTgcagtttattatttttataattttccccCATTTCTCATGCTGCATGCAGCTCTTGTGCAAAAGTCATAATTATGTAAAATGGCATTCAAGAAGATTGTTATAGGTCGTTTCCGGCATATTTTTCTGTTGCATTCATTGAGTGCAGCAGCAGTCTCATTTagttagtttttcatttttattttaaattataatgttTGTGCTTCTCGCATGTCAGGGTggagtgttttattttttttttataattttcttgttttaatgGCAtgcattaattttgtatatgaggaccaacaataataataaatattgcaGTTTAAAAATTCAGTACTTTTAACCCGCATTCTGtcatttgttttcatataaaatcattaaagagaattttaaataaaaaattctttaaatttttatcaaaattactttaaaaacttAAGTCAGGTGGACAATAATTCccttttggaattttatttattttcgtaaTTCTTTCCTGAATTTGTGTTCTGTTGACGTGTTAAATTGCATTGCaccaaactaaataaaattaaaacgtttttaaaataaaattaaaagtatggGAAATAATTAAGGTAgcggaaatatatttttagtattttaaaaggaataataCACGGTGCATTTAATGCggcaataaatacaacatatgTAATCAGTACGTGTAGTTGGGTTGCGTTAACAAACCATTGTTGACAAGTCTTctttattgttataaaaaaaaactaataggCTGTCCCAAAAACCAATGGAAAACACatatttcaaacatatttagtgtaagtttaaataaattttttatttagaataatgtaaaaataaaaaactgattaaaaataattaaattcagcAACTTTTGGTCTCAGAAATCTTCTTGGCGAATTTCCTTCTATTTCTCTCGATTTTGGTTCGACAAATGTTTCATTCAAAATGTTTTAGTTTATTCTTTTTTAGCTATTTCATATTTGTTCGAAAATTTTTCTATTCGATTTTTGTtcgaaatgttttctatagaaaactttgttcgaaatgttttctatagaaaactttgttcgaaatgttttctatagaaaactttgttcgaaatgttttctatagaaaactttgttcgaaatgttttctatagaaaactttgttcgaaatgttttctatagaaaactttgttcgaaatgttttctatagaaaactttgttcgaaatgttttctatagaaaactttgttcgaaatcttttctatagaaaactttgttcgaaatgttttctatagaaaactttgttcgaaatgtttttatagaaaactttgttcgaaatgttttctatagaaaactttgttcgaaatgttttctatagaaaactttgttcgaaatgttttctatagaaaactttgttcgaaatcttttctatagaaaactttgttcgaaatgttttctatagaaaactttgttcgaaatgttttctatagaaaactttgttcgaaatcttttctatagaaaactttgttcgaaatcttttctatagaaaactttgttcgaaatcttttctatagaaaactttgttcgaaatcttttctatagaaaactttgttcgaaatcttttctatagaaaactttgttcgaaatcttttctatagaaaactttgttcgaaatcttttctatagaaaactttgttcgaaatcttttctatagaaaactttgttcgaaatcttttctatagaaaactttgttcgaaatcttttctatagaaaactttgttcgaaatcttttctatagaaaactttgttcgaaatcttttctatagaaaactttgttcgaaatcttttctatagaaaactttgttcgaaatcttttctatagaaaactttgttcgaaatcttttctatagaaaactttgttcgaaatcttttttatagaaaactttgttcaaaatcttttttatagaaaactttgttcgaaatctttttttatagaaaactttgttcgaaatcatttctatagaaaactttgctcgaaatgttttttatagaaaactttcttGAAATtgtgttctatagaaaactttcttcaaaatatttactatagaaaactttgttcgagatctattgaaaatttgttttcgaaatgttttttctatataaacctTTCTTAAAAGCTCGTCGAATCAAAAATCCATTTAGTGAatttcgaaatcaaaaatttaatgtaatgaTTTTTTGGATTGAGAGATTGTCGAAATTGCCGATTTTGCCCATAAGTTATCTGACACCCTTGGCTAAGCTATCTATAAACACTTTCAGTTCTAACCCCGTAAAATTAGCTGGGGCGAATTTCGAGAGTGTACCTGTTTATCAGCTGATAGGGAATGTAGAGCAAAAAGGAATCTAGCAAACTTGAACAGCTTTGAATATGATGAGGTCTTTAATAGTTTACAGAaggataaataaaaataaataaaacaaagcggaaaattattgaaaaaatttagcaCTATAAATTACAAATATCGAATATATCTTGCTGCTTTCATTCTTTACTAAGCGTATGGAATTTAAAGTTATTGACGTTAAAGAAAAGCGAGAACAGGACACCGATCCGGTGATATTATAGTGATCATTAAACAATATTATAGAATACTGACATTCTATGGAAGTGGTATTGAATTAATACTGATGATATATGTTAAACTGAAAGGAGTCACCAGTTTATTCAGGTTAAATGTGTAGACATTTGTATAATGCTGGCATTTTTCTCTGGTTGCACTAAACTGAGTTTTTACAAACTAAAATTGTAGGGCTTTCCCTAATACTTATTCGAACTCCATATAAATT
This genomic window contains:
- the miple1 gene encoding uncharacterized protein miple1 — translated: MKHYRHHNQLATSVCTFIVVALASLSMLPHLAYGTTEVQETPLALPVGEQTQPTTSSQGEIWEEDDHEILIRNERGTKNDGLSCRYGKNPWTECDTKTNTRSRTLTLKKGDPACDQTRTIQKKCKKACRYEKGSWSECATGQMTRSDKLKATSDPSCEATRVIKKNCKPGKSKDKTAKEQRKNKDKGARKGRA